One genomic segment of Arachis duranensis cultivar V14167 chromosome 4, aradu.V14167.gnm2.J7QH, whole genome shotgun sequence includes these proteins:
- the LOC107486503 gene encoding uncharacterized protein LOC107486503, translating to MKAIFIAFLLLASMAFLPSSTLAAREIKGEKAARYTVVTAPTNDPNKPAVNCPPNRGYRECLKPRPPPAPKCSDYTRRCPP from the exons ATGAAGGCCATTTTCATTGCATTCTTACTTTTGGCTTCCATGGCCTTCCTACCCTCTTCAACTCTAGCAGCTCGTGAAATCAAAG GAGAGAAAGCAGCAAGATATACAGTAGTAACAGCTCCTACTAATGACCCTAATAAACCTGCTGTTAACTGTCCCCCTAATAGGGGTTACAGAGAGTGCCTCAAACCACGGCCGCCGCCAGCGCCAAAATGTTCAGACTACACTCGTCGCTGCCCACCATGA